The Lytechinus variegatus isolate NC3 chromosome 7, Lvar_3.0, whole genome shotgun sequence genome includes the window TTTCCtgaaattgttgattttttttattataagagtcaatgtgttttatttcattttattcattttttattcactttttcatgaatttcaacTTTCAAAATAAAACTACTGTAAAGAAAGTGATTCCTGCCATGAATCATGTACAAGAAATATAATTGATaaggcattttttaaaatttcctaTGTTGAAGTAATATTTGACATTGCGTGTTAGAGAAATAATATTGGTGACATGATACATGCTCCTGTGACATTTgctcttaatatctcagagggcaagGGGTTAAAGTTAGGATTAAAATAAGACTTTGGTCAAGAATAATGTGAAGGATGAGGGTTTACTTAGTTTAGAAAGTTATGTTTTAGGTTTGGCTTAACGTGCTGATTTTCCATTGGAGCTTTTGTTgccagagcaaatgttgtgGAACTGAAATATGTGGCTTGTATTATGACAATATCTTTATCACTTTTCAGGGTCCAAAACTGCAACACCCTCTAAGCCAGCTGCAGCATCCAAAGCTAGCACTGGAGGAGAGAGTTATCAGGTACCTGAATACTATCAATACAACGAGATGTCCTATTACCAAATGGAGTCTGATATGAGGAAGGGTAGACTACCACAACCCAAACCAGGACAACCAAGTGATTAGGGACTAGATTGG containing:
- the LOC121419073 gene encoding uncharacterized protein LOC121419073 — translated: MAGSLRLISRYWLKMVKPVSETTSVRSISVTATISADKKPAQGSKTATPSKPAAASKASTGGESYQVPEYYQYNEMSYYQMESDMRKGRLPQPKPGQPSD